Part of the Sander lucioperca isolate FBNREF2018 chromosome 1, SLUC_FBN_1.2, whole genome shotgun sequence genome is shown below.
GAAGGTAAAAGGGCCCCACGCGCAGTTATAACGTCCACACTCTCGCCAGTCCTGTTAGAGATTGGGTTGGTACATCTGTAGATATCACCGTCAGCAGAAGCCAACACAGTCACACAACTTTGTCCAACTCGCTGTAAAATGGTCACCAAAACCAGTGATTTTCAACCACTGTGCCGCGGCACACTAGTGTGCCGTGAGAGATCGTCCTGTGCGCCGTGGGAAATTGTCCGATTTTACTTAATTGGTCCAACtaaatttttttattgagttaCTGCAAATAATTTGCCATTGTTGCGCATCTGTGCCTGCAATGTGATGACTGGCAGAGAAATTAAATACTATTCTGTGTCAGTAGGTGGCAGTATAGCACAATAATGACCTTGTTGATTTAAGACAATATAATTACTGCCACTATGTGCACGAAAggtggcagtgacaggatgtaagCTGTAGGGCTGAGATCATCTATGTAAATCTGCAACAGcgatggatacatttttttaaaggaaaaatgcagattctgatcttattaggctacaatgtgtcattttggaACATTTTTGGTTGGTTGTTAATGGAAAAAATGTGCCGTggctcaaaaaaggttgaaaaacactGACCAAAACAACCACCGTGTCCGGCATTGATGACCTTATTTCCTGTTAACGTCTTTGTCCGCAACGCATCAGGACACATTAGTGTTTACACTGAAAAGGTATGTGGTCAAATGCATCCCAGACCACCTCAGAAAGGGGTTCGAGTGATCGGATCACAATGCGTCTTGGTGGTCGTTTACACTGGTATTTAGcatagaaaacacacacacacacacacacacacacacacacacacacacacacacacacacacacacacacacacacacacacacaaactttatttcatttaatttcttcCTCATTAATTAAAGGTTGTAAACCCATTCTTTAAAGCATACATAATGTGTTGTAACAGTTTTGAAAGtagtatttatgtatgtaaatgtacCTTTTTTAAATGCCCTGCTCCCTTTCCCTTGAATGGAGGTTGGTTGACTTTGTCCCAGTCCACTGGCACCTTAATCGTTTTATAGAGCTGGAGAATCACCATGGCATCCTGCAGATCACTGCATTAACACAAGTTTACACACATGGATGGATTGAAACAGTGTGCATTAGTAGTCCCTCTTACACAGAGAGTCCGCAAAAGCACCGCAAATTAAGGTCTGCCGTTATGCTGGCTTTTTTTGTTCACACAGAACCACGCAAAGGCGGCATAATGCCACTCCAGTGTGGGATTTTTTTAATAGCATGCCTGCATTCCAGGAGCAAATGAGTAGTGACGCGTAATACAACAGAGTCTTGTCTAGGGTGTGTGAGCCAGCCGGCACTGTTAAATCAACCACGCATAACAGAAGAGTGGAGAGATTAAATTCATTCCCTATGAAAACAGCTCGATGGTGTCTGCCCTCTTATTGGCTACCGCTCTGCAAAAGTTGACTCAGAGTCAACTTTAGGTGACTAGGGAGAGCGGTGAACATCCGGGCACTTTAGCTGCGGTCAGCGGATTTCACTCATACCACTGTTTtcatggtgtttggtgttttaagcccccgacgtcgacttcaaggcagcgctgtgaccgttgacttcaaggcacctaaccctaaccttaaccctaaccttaaccattgcataatcctagtgccttccaggcagcgctgcctggaagacgacgttgagGGCTTACACCAAACACCATGAAAACAGTGGTATGAGTGAAATCCGCTGACAGTGCCCGGATGTTCACCGCTCTCCCTAGTCACCTAAAGTTGACTCTGAGTCAACCTTTGCAGAGCGGTAGCCAATAAGAGGgcagactatatatatatatatatatatatatatatattctgctgTGTATACACATATGCTATATTTGAAATTCcgcacttgtgtgtgtgagagtaagtgtgtgtgtgtgtgtgtatctgagaGAGGGAGTGAGCAAGTGGAAGAGAAGGTGGACTATTGCACgcaatgtttttgtaaaataataacTTTGGCTACTGAAAATGCTGCTTTGTCACTTTGGGGTCTACTCGGTCATCACTACAGCGTGTCGTCCCGCCATGCTGGCTGTCCCTTTCACACAGACGTCGTTTTGGCGCTGTTACTGCTCCGTGACTACCTTCGCTGCCGGCTTGAAGGCACAACAACTCTGCCCCACATGCCGTCTTCGTAACTTTCACAGAGATGGCGAAGCGGCTTAGAGGCGCCACGGTCCTGCCTTGAACAGGCTGTGTGCAAGGGGCTACTGTGGCAATAAGCAGTAAACATGATAACTACAAATACAGTCATTTTAAGATAGAGGGATACTGACCCGTAGATATGGTGAACATGTGGACTGACTCCGAGAGAGTTCATCCAGTTCCTGAAAgttctctcctctctggtctCGCCTTGACAGAGACAAGAAAAGAAAGGTAAGCCTCGCAGACACACAGCAGGACAACACAGAAGGTTAGCTACTTGCTACATGTGTAGACGTGGTGATGGGTATATGTGAGAGAGGGATTGTTCATCCATGCTTACTCTCCACATTGTTCCAGTCTTGGTTGTCTGGTTTGGTGAGAGCCGGGTGTTTGTTGAAGAGCTTGGCTACGAAGGCCATGTTGAGCTTTGAGTTTCCACACACGACATCGGTGGCAGTTACAAACTGTCTGCAGCCAAGGCGCTCGGCCTGTTTGAGCATACACTCTGCTCTCTTCGTGAGATCCTTCTCCTGgtgtcacacaaacaaacacacatttgcatTTTGTTGGGGGGATCTGTCATGTGGGATACAGAACATCCTTTAAGGGGTCCCATGTACTAAATGACATCGCTATTTGACTACAGGTCCAGATTTTTTCTAGTATTTATGTatgattttgtaaaaaaaaaaaaaaaaaaaaaaaaaaataacatcatTACGTTCCATGTACAGTAGATGTCAGTTTTACTACTAGAGTGAACAGTGATAATTACCATGgctgaagagaaagaaaaagaacaacaccTACAGAAACTCTAACTGTAAATGAAAAAATCCAAGCAAAATATGTCAACACCATCTATGGAATATGATTGGCTGGGTTACACAAGGATATTACTGTAATGAAAAGGCTAAGCAGCAAGGGGCAAGATGATGCATACAAACCAGAGGAATTTAACTACtttactcaagtgctgtacttaaaggacaattccagcgcaaaatgaacctaggggttttcatgctaattgaatgtgtctgtagcttgaaaCTAGCTACCGCAAACCAGtgtttagctgctaacgctagctttcggggcacagggtaaatcactatttctacaccactaacaagcctcaaaatagcacaacacttaaacggtagcataatgagggtccctacatgcaaactGAAGCATtcagaactttgtaagtgtacagacagtttattacagagatagattataaagacagtagcgttgaTGTTTACATGTGACCGCCATCTTGgataacagtcatgaccagtcgaatcacgaactctgtgtttgagctatgttactggttactggttgcacggcgttcgtcgttcgactggtcatggctgttatccaagatggcggccgcatgtaaacattaacgctactgtctttataatctttgtaataaactgtctgtacacttacaaagttctcaatgcttcggttcgcatgtagggaccctcattatgctaccgtttaagtgtggtgctattttgagccttgttagtggtgtagaaatagggatttaccctgtgccccgaaagctagcgttagcagctaacccccggtttgcggtagctagtttcaagctacagacacattcaattagcatgaaaacagatctcaGAGAGcattcgactcggtacacatatgttattaacccttaggttcattttgcgccggaattgtcctttaagtacacatttgaggtacttgtactttacttaagtctgTTCATGCCACtctttacttctactccactacatttcagagagaaatattgtactttttactccactacatcaaTCTAACAGCTTTAGTTATATATACAGGGCATGTAAATTCTGCTTTTTATTCAGTTGTTTAACTGTGAGCATGAattaaataaactcaaacacttagttactagttactttacaaattaagatttttttgcacacaaaacacatgtagtttataaaatacaatgttttattataaattaaactacccatcATTAccacggcctacaagtccaacTGAAATGATTAGCAGATTAAACACTTGAGCTGTTTTGATCGTTTtctagtttctaaaatgtgaggattttactGCATGAGTACTTTAACTTTTATTACTTGAAgttcattttcctgatgatacttctATGATACTACTTTTAATAACATTtgcaatgcaggacttttactttttttacagtgtggtagtaTTACTAATTACTTATTActtctgaatacttcttccaccacgaGACAAACCCAGCATACAAAAAGTGCTGACAAGAAAAGATGTGACAGGGAGAGATCAGATAAGAAAGTCAGAATGACATCATGATCCTAATATAGTCCTACAGGAAGGAAGCTGGAAAGGGGGggcaacaggaagtcagtgtCCCTTCTGCCTCTGATAGCCATATGGAAAGCCTCGACTGAGCTCAGTTTCAATGACATGccaatgtgtttctgtgtgattCTGTTGAGTCTTGAACGTGTTGATCCAGTAAGGCCCAAATTCATTActtatttaagttttaatgtcgGACTAAAATACTAaatgaatataatataataaggtCAACAACAAACATACAGCATTCCACTTTGCTGTCTTAAGATACATAAATAAACTGAAATAAACTAAACGCTAAGGTTTTGCGTTGGCAATCTGTGTTATATTGGGATGTTAAGTTTGTCTGTGTGGGTACATaacatttagtgtgtgtgtgtgtgtgtgtgtgtgtgtgtgtgtgtgtgtgtgtgttcttgtttaactatattcgtggggtccaaaaaccgggaatacagtatacttgtggggtctggacagctttgtagagccaaaatgctggaccccacaagtttaaagggctgtttgagggttaaaggactattccggcgcaaaacgaacctagtggttattaacagatgtgtacccactctgttgctctctgggacatgttttcatgctaatcgaatgagtttgtagcttcaaagacgctagcgcggaccgctgattagcttacaatgctagtattcggggcacagggaacataaaaacaaatcgctatttataccactaaaaaggctcaaaatatcaccacacttcaacggtagcataatgagggtccctaaatgttaaccgaagcattgagaactttgtaagtgtacagatagtttattgaacgaagagctgcgggagctccctgaaagggctacgagagagagagagctaccggtagtcaatgccgcaacacagcctcgtacttcgggaaactggtggtgtacctgcggacattgtgaagctatggccaccgaacaggagtgtctgtgttgcacggagtgggacctgttgcgtcgcgatgCCCAAGAGATGCAGTGTTTTGtgcagtctgaagatttcccctctctaataaacagggctgtacttgaaactttttcggcgacccagaccggagggaccagatggacagttatccactgagtaagtacactagacaagttatgcagagtgcgattatttcagatatattgagcaaattacttttgattttagtttgcatcgccagctgtaagtcatgaccgCCAGTTTCCAagacggcggcggcatgtaaacatgaacgcgagtgtctttataatctatcttttcaataaactgtctgtacacttacaaagttctcaatgcttctgttaacatttagggaccctcattatgctactgttgaagtgtggtgatattttgagcctttatAGTgctataaatagcgatttgtttttacgttccctgtgcccgaAAATTAGGTCTGTCGctatagtcaataaatcaattaatcgcacgataaaaaaaatgagctctataatttttccggccgcgataatttccatttgcatgcttgtttgttttccttgtctctctctctctctctctctctctctctctaccaaagagactggaggaccactctcggttccttagcgtaacgaggagtgaaccctcttgtcagtcgcatggtctttgtggGGGCGGGACTCCtggtggaaagagagagagagagacagagaaaacgctAGTAGTTGGAGcggggtttcccgcagcactttgcagttaaggcgccgtcaaaaaaagaagacgtatatgagcgatatccgccgtgttactcggcgtcctgttttctccctttcattccaaaccacgcagttgacaacctgcaggtggaggggtggagacaggctcggacttACACGCCACGGgctgctgtggacttgtcagtcttgcaagcggtttcaggaaagttgctgtatgtgtccgacaatggacagaacattaaccgtaagcctacagctgtcagtgtgtcagaggctcccagacggtgaactgagactccgttacctgcttgtcaaaaatcgccacttactagctaaagcctggttcacacgggacgattttaaaattgtcggctgCTCAGCGGTCCACGCTAGCGTCTTTGAAGCtacaaactcattcgattagcatgcctctcttagttatgctattataactcaaGACCGCTGGggaagacctgggtcttgggtgcagctgtcgctgtggacttactacaccctgctacgctctgcgattccctgcagtgtccggctgcgtcctgctgcgtcctgccacgtccacccatgctctgctgtgccacactacaccccataacgccctgctgtgccctactatgacatgaactactacgactaccatcgtagtcactgttccattatctttattatgactattattgccactgttcatcacacccccaaccggtgccgtcagacaccgcctaccaagagtctgggtctgtccgaggtttcttccaaaaagggagtttttattcttgccactgtcgcaatagctactgctaatgcttgctcttgaggcaaccactgtaatagttgggtctttgtaaattacagagtgtggtctagacctactctatctgtaaagtgtctcgagataactcttgttatgacttaatactataaataaaattgaattgaaattgaattgaattgaaaacatgtcccagagagcgacagagtgtgtacacatctgttaataacccctaggtttgttttgcgccggaattgtcctttaagacttggttttaggattagggatataattaggttatggttaggttgagtgtgtgtgtgtgtgtgtgtgtgtgtgtgtgtgtgtgtgtgtgtgtgtgtatgtgtgtgtgtgtgtgtatgtgtgtgtgtgtgtgtgtgtgtgtgtgtgtgtatacatacttACATAAAGACCAGTCATGTCAACCTCAATCCGGGGAACGTCCTCTTTGCTGCCATCTGGAGCAATCTGCTCTAGCAGGTGGAAGTACGCCTTGGAGTCCTACTCAGAAACAGATAAGACACTTAGAGAAATATGACAAAATACCAAACCACACTGAAAATGACTCCTGACCACACATCGGATCTATTCTCCCGTGAGATGATTCCACTAGTTTTTTGTGGGAGTAAAACTCTCACATCAATACACCcgatcacaatgtttgtttacaataacttcctGGTAGAAAACCCCTGCGTCCTGTACATTCAATTTAAAGTCACAGAGCAAACGGGGAACGCGGGGAACAAGTAGATATACTCTCATCTCGTTCATTTAAAATGCAAATTTCATGTTTTTCATATCTGAACACTTTCACTAATATTAGGTTGGAGACTTATCTTAGGTTGAACTAATTTAACAGTTGGGCCACATACTAAAGAAActggcggctgtggctcaggtgtaGAGCGGTCGCCTACAAATCAGAAGGTtagtggttcgatccctggccctgcagtcccatgtcgaagtgtccgtGCGCCATCcgattgtgaatgtgtgtaaatgttgtATGTGCAGGTGGCAGCCTCGAAGCcttgaatggttcctgtactatgtagaagcgctttgagtagttgttatgactagaaaagcgctatataaatacagttcatttacatttgGTGGGATGTTGCTGTTAGTGATGCTaaatttggtttatcaaagacaCTAGCAAAGCAGCACAGGAGAAACGTCAGATGATTGAACTTTATATCTTTAAATGTTGCAGTTACGGAAAGAACTGAAAAGTGACAACAGAAATACACAAATTTGCCTATTTCACATATCACCGCAATTCAGATCAACTGCCATTTGTCTACCCGGAAGTGGTTTTTGTGATAGCCTGACGTCACTGTGATTCGGTCTATGTGTAACTGTACAATATGCAACTTTTttgctaaataaatgtaaataaacaattaTAAAACTAAACTGTCGGACACAGGTTAGAGCCTGAAACTAAGGTTGGCAGTGAAATAATAGTTTCAGTGTTCTACAGTAAGAGGTTAAGGCATCACTCTGACATTTCCTTACCTTAATATCTCCAGAAAAGTTTGATATGGACATGCCGGCTTTCTTTAAATGGAAATTGGCCCAGCgcagcagcagctcctcagGACTGAGTTTCATCAGTTCTTCCAGACTCTCCCCTTCCTCTAGCAGCGCTGCTATAGCTGCACACAGAAAGACAAGCATGATTCGGATTTGTGGGGGTGGAATGATCCGTGAATAAAAGTTaacagaagacaaaaaaattTGTATGAGAGAgattgtcagtgtgtgttgatGTAAGTGTATAATTCTTGACgctgtgcatatatatatatttgtttttgtgataATATGATATCGTAAAGTAGGGGCAGCTCTTATAGGCTTTATGCTTAGGCCTGCTCCTtctcaaactattttttttgttctttgatGGAATCAGATTGATTTGAATATGATTGTGTTTtatctttgtgttttattttttctcttttaaagtagGTTGATTGTTTGGGATACATAAATAAACTGAAATAAACTAAATGCTAAGTTTAAGGTTTTGTGTTGGCAATTTGTGTTATATTGGGATGTTaagtttgtttgtctgtgtgtgtgtgtgtgtgtgtgtgtgtgtgtgtgtgtgtgtgtgtgtgtgtgtgtgtgcgtgcgtgtgtgtacaaACCTTCATTGCGGCTCAGCTCTATAGCAGCGAACAGTCCTATCTTGATAATCTGCCAGAGGAGTCCGAGCACCAGGTGAGGTTTTCCCTCCTTCAGATCTTGAGCTCCAATGTTGACGACTTGGCAGCCGATGGCCGAGGCGGAATTCAGAGCCAAGTTCAGATTCTCCTATTGGGGAAAACAAAAAGATGGATGACAGAGGCCAAAATCAAGGTCAGATCCATGCAATGTAATGTGTATAATCAGGGATGTAGTTTTAGTATCACCGTCAACTGGAAGCAAACGgtctaatagctaactgagataagatccatatcaatgcaaatcaaaccagctattaggctaactgaaataaaaccatgccaatctctaggtatggtgaagggtatgtgatgatgtggggctattttaattccaaaggccaagggaactttatcaggatgcatagtatcctctctatgggaatttaacataggggtatgtataattatggcccctgtattttaaggaagaacatttatttatttacaatacattattaattcacaaaaacaattggtgtccttaaaaggtcggatttttcctcatttttttaattaagacattaagatcaatttccaaaagatgatttttttattcctctttatatatatatatatatatataaataaactaacTTAAATCCACTTGATATTGTTTTCTACGATTTATGCAGTGAAGTTAAAACCcattaaacacaacatacacagcCTGTGGTGGACCAGTCAGTCAATGAACACaggaacacagaaacacaggttTAAAGTTCAAAAAGTTGGATTTACCCAAAACAAAGATTCCACAAAGCACAGTTGATTATCTAGTTAAGCAACAAACTAACCTGTGTGGTGAAAGCTGTCAGTTTCTTTTTATTAATGGTTCTCTCATCGATGGTGTCAGCGACAGAGAGGTTGATGAGTTTACTGCAAACACGAGTGAGAATAGATGGAGATACAAGGCGGAAAAGTGGTTGAAGTTAACACATAAGGACCAGAGGAGTTGAAGATCAAATAAGGATAAAAGATAAAACAAATAACGTTATGGATAGATAGGTACAGCTAATTACAAGGTGGGTGATCAGTATGTTTTGTTATGTCATTGACATACCTGCCAACACCCGTTTTTCCTGGGTTTCTCCCGTTTTTTAGCCCTATCTCCTGGACCCCTCCCGGTTTGTTATTTGTCCCGGGAAACTCCCGTAATTTGCATGGCCCAAACTCATTTATAAATAATCGGACCAATATGTTTGTCTAATGTTGACCAGTTGCCAGATCTTGTATGAAACGCATCCTATTCACACAATCCACAACGCCATATACAATTTTCAACCCGTTTGTCACCTCAACatggcaacctataacccagTTGCGCAGTTGATCTCTGCGCAAACTTCGCGGAAAGTTCAGACCTGAAATTCGAAATATAGCTGTAAATTTCAACAGTGTTGGGCGCAACAATTTACATGCATCTTCCCTAGTCATATCGACAACCTCCATGCTTTTTGTGAGGTGCGTCACATTGATTTTAATGTAGCGCACAGCGGGAAAATGACATTACccagcacattaaaacacagtggCACCATGGCGCAGAAGAGGCACATAAAGGCGCACAGACGATTCCATCCTTCATCGCGAAAGGACAGACAGATCAAACGTGATGCAAGCTGAACTCACTTAACACTTATAGTACACTTaacagtccccccccccccccccagtcacGCCGCCATGCCCCCGCACAAATCTCCCGGATTTTGAAACTAAGTTGGCAGGTATGGTCATTGATAAGACTTTTGTCAGATTTGTTAAGGTTTACCAAAGGATGACGCCATCAGCCACTGCTTTAAACAGAGCTTCAGTTTCGGGGTTGATGGGCAGCAGGTGTTTACAGTCTGGATCCTTTTCCAAAGAAGAGTTGATGTAGTTGGCGAAGGCAAAGCGCTCCTGCTCTGAAATACGGTTGAGTCAAATGTCAGGTCCCATCTGTCATGATATTGTCTAGGCTCGATGGCATTGATGGACAGTGGACCCGTACAAATCATTGGGTAGGTATTAGTGTTACTGGAGCTTTACTAACCAGAGATGGAATGCTGAGTTCCTG
Proteins encoded:
- the LOC116036572 gene encoding plastin-3-like encodes the protein MSTNISAEEMAEMREAFQKVDSDGNGYIVSSELGDLFREAGCPLPGYQIRELLQKLDRDNDSRINFDEFTAIFKDMKDDRMAQGFKKALNKKQGIVAIGGTSEISSAGTQHSISEQERFAFANYINSSLEKDPDCKHLLPINPETEALFKAVADGVILCKLINLSVADTIDERTINKKKLTAFTTQENLNLALNSASAIGCQVVNIGAQDLKEGKPHLVLGLLWQIIKIGLFAAIELSRNEAIAALLEEGESLEELMKLSPEELLLRWANFHLKKAGMSISNFSGDIKDSKAYFHLLEQIAPDGSKEDVPRIEVDMTGLYEKDLTKRAECMLKQAERLGCRQFVTATDVVCGNSKLNMAFVAKLFNKHPALTKPDNQDWNNVESETREERTFRNWMNSLGVSPHVHHIYGDLQDAMVILQLYKTIKVPVDWDKVNQPPFKGKGAGHLKKMENCTYAVELGKKKAGFSLVGIGGQDLYDGNPTLTLALVWQLMRRYTLNVLEELGHGAVAGDDLIVSWVNKTLAEAGKSSSIKSFKDKVIGTSIPVLELIDAIQPQSVNFELVQKGSLSDEDKLNNAKYAISMARKIGAKVYALPEDLVEINPKMVMTIFACLMGRGMKRA